ctcttttttttcatttttttaacgacgcatgagggtcatgcgtcttaggtagagacgcatctccctcatgcgtcttttatttttttaaaattttaatagacatgctcatgcgtctctaattcGAATTAAATCAGATGAGGCAGAGGCAGTAGCCTCATTCAAGCGCGACAGAAAGAGAGAAAGACGAATTAGGCGATTTTTCATTGGCACTTCCGGCGAATCCGACGATTTCCCCTCGTGTttcggtaagtttccttcaatctttcaatATTCATCCCTTATTTATTGTTAATGtgcatattttgtttagatttctcccaattttgtaaattagggtttacaACAAATTGCTTAATTTTTAGCcgatgttttgttgttttgttaatGGTAATGGAATTTTTGGTTAAATTCATACTATTGTATAGTTTATGATATTATTGAGATGCTTGGTGTTGTGATTTACTATTGTATAGTATGGGTTGAAATGTATCTTTTAATTTAACCTTCTAATTTAGTAGTTATATATAAATTAGGCATTATAAATCATGAATtgtgttgaattggagtgaatcaTTTGGTTTATGATGTTTTGTTATTTTGCCGATGAATTTGAATGTATATGTTATTTGTATTACAATTGtgagtttgtaattgttgttttgtgaatatgtaCTTAGATTAGATGGAGACTTCAAGTTCTAGCGGACAATTATTATATGGACCCGAAGACCCGTCCGTGCTAAATATGCAGAAACATcatatttcaaataaactcatGAAAGAGGGCACAACACAAGTATTTAAAGTCCGAATGATAGAAAGTAAGACTTGGGACATCGACATTCATGAGAATGTTAGATATTGGCTTGAAGCctttggtttcaaaggcgtgatGGATTGTGGGAGGCCCATGAAGGTCGACAATGAGCTGATCACGGCTttgattgagcgttggaggccggagacgcatactttccatctaccgatcggtgaggcgacgatcaccttggaagatgtgcaagtCATTTGGGGCTTGAGAGCGGAGGGTCGCGTTTTCACAGGGCGTGACTATCATGTCAACTTTTCAGATTGGACCAGCAAGTGCCGCGatctgttgggatggataccagaTACTTCCACAGAGACAAAGCAAGGCGGTTTGCTGATGACCGCACTGATCAACTAGACAAGGATGCCTCTGGGTGATGACCTACCTACGTACGTATACATCCAAAGGGCACGTATCCATGCCCTAATTTTATTAGGAGGTCTCATTCTACCAGACACCACGGGGTGTAAGGTTCcatttatgtggttgaatgCGCTTGAGGATCCGGAAGATGTGAAGACTATTAGTTGGGGAAGTGCGGCATTGGCCTACCTTTATCATTATCTGTGCGAGGCTTCCATGGATAAGAGGAAAGAGTTGGGCGGACCTATGATCCTTCTGCAgctatgggcgtgggaaagaatgctcACATTGAGGCCTTCGTTCATAGGATCAGTTGTGCACGAGCCATATACACCATGTGGCGCCAGGTATATATCTAAGTGTATATTTATGCATATTGGGTAATTTTCTTACATCAATTTTATGTATAGGTGGAAAGGAACAACGCAGATAGGAAATGCTCCTGGACACTCGGTTGAGCATTACCTTGACCAAATATCTCTGATTAGACCTGGCCAGGtgaatattatttcggtttagACTTCATTTATGAACTTATTCTGGATTAATTTGGCATTTGCATTGCTGTTTTGTAGTTTATCAGGACGCCATACGCACATTGCATACTGCCTGACTACTGCAATGATATGAATGGATGCTCTTTGTGTGAAACCTACTTGGTATGTCGGGCCTATGTCGAGGCACATGAGCCTGGACGAGTGCAGCGACAGTTCAATCGGTATCAGGATATACCTCAGTATGTAGACAGGATGCTAAGCAACGCCGATCATTTGGGCAAAAATGATCGGCATGGTAAGAAGGGCAACAACTGGGCAAACACGCATCAGTTCTACATTGGGGAGTGGGACCTGAGGTACGAAAGGTTCCAGGCTGCCGAAGACGCCGCACCGATGTCCATGAATATTCCTATGAGCCCGGGGTATATGGCGTGGTATAACAGGATTACCGTGACGTACCTGACTCAGCCTGGGGCACGGTCCACTGCTAGGATGAACGAGTCGGCTGCTTCGATGAGACTATTTGtaagtttgttatattaaacTATATGCTTTCATGTGATATAGATTGTTTCGTATTGATATTTGtatcatttttttatctatgttgagGGTTTTCATCACTTAAAATATCATCAGACGATGATGACGACAATGGTGGATCAAGTTCTCCTCGTACAACATGAACATCAGCATGCTCTTGTACATTCTCTTGAGTATTCAATCCAACATCAGCAGCATCTGCAATATCTGTTTGCTCATTCATACCGCAATCAATGCTCATAGGTTCAAACCTCGTAGATGATCCAACACCATGATCAACAATTGGTGGGATGAAGGCATTTCCAAcagacgaatactcaacaaataattcaatatgccgagtagaatttagagccgcattgaacataaaaaacacactttcaTCACTGTCAACCCAGTACATACATAACTCGTACCGGTACCCAAGAAACAATGCCTCCAAGATATTTCGATGGAGTGTTGGTTtgaatctattcttatcttagcacatatcattgcaactaattcagataatgaaacacatgaattcaatacgatggaagctctcgcacgaggaggatcataacaaatgcccacttgaggaagttgaaatattctaccaccccaatataaactcacgaatacttgcatgatttctgcaataatatatatacaaaccaacaacaattaaagacaattttttcaataaaccctaatttagtaagtttaaaataaatttatcaaaatccctaataatatacaaataaacaacaaataagggaacaatgttgaaagattgaaggaaacataccgaaatatgaagggaatcgccaagaaatcgccaagaaatcgccaagaaatcgccAAGGAAATCTCCAAGTTTTGTCTCCCTCTCTTTCTCGGGCAAATTTCGTATTGATATTTGTATCATTTTTGTCTAGGTTGAGGGTTTTCATCACTTAAAATATCATCAAACGATGATGACGACAATGGTGGATCAAGTTCTCCTCGTACAACATGAACATCAACAGGTTTTCCATTTAACTACGGAAGACGAAATGGACCCACGAGTACGCCAGATTCGAGAAATTGTTAGGAATGTCCTCGAATCTACGAACAACGTTGATGTCATGGAGTACCCCGCTTCTCAACATCAGGATGTGGTCATGCCTTATCAACCAGAAGTAGTTCCACGGCGTCGTGGAGTGCCTGGTATTCGGACTGGGGGACACGGCTACACAAAGCAGTTTAGGATGTCGCAGCCGCATCCCGATTATGTAGCACCAGAGCCCCAGAATCAATAGCATGACCCACCCCAGTGGTCTTTATACCCGGTTCATGAGTCTCAGTCACAGTGGGACCGTCCCCTGTATTCTCCAAGCCAGCCTGAGCCCGATTGGAATCGTCACCCATATTCACAAAGCCAAGACGTGCGGCAATGGAGTGGGGCCCGAGCGTCGGTCGATTCATTCTTCCAGAATTATCAGATCGTGCAGCCTGTACAAGCTGAAGAAGAGGATGAtgatgaaggagaagaagaaaatgacaaCATAGAGGAGGAAAATGAGGACGAAGACGTTGTTCATAGGATTCCTACCCAACCTCGACCAGCTGCGGAGGCTTCATCACGTGGCGGGGTTGGGAAGCTCATGAGCAAAGTGTACAAGAGGTTGTCTACGAGGAAGAATAAGGGCATTGAACCGTCGAAATACACTCCATCGTCGTATAAGTAGCGCATCATTTCAGGCACTTTGTTTATTTAGTTAGTTGGTGTAACCAAAACTTATTAATAAGTTGAGAACTATAATAGATGGTTTGTGTATGTACATAGCTGTTGATATGGATTATTTTTCTTTCACATTTCTGTTATTAATATTGCATCTacgttaatctgcctatcaagatggggtccaaatcctattttgagactaccattgtcttcatcatcaaagagcttcgcgtgggtacctcacacgccctaATCGGAGTTCGAATGAGAGAGATATTGGCGATCTACGAACGCCGCGCGCGACTGCCGGTAGATTCACctggccgggtggaattattgcataggaaattccacccggccgggtgactcaTTTATACCGTGGGGAGTCCAGCGGATTCTACCCGGCGGGGTAAATTTCCTTtgtaataattccacccggccgggtggctaATTTATTCTGTAAGGAGTCCAGCTGcttctacccggccgggtgaatttcctttgcaataattccacccggccgggtgggtCATTTATACCTTTGGGAGTCCAGCAgattctacccggccgggtgaatttcctttgcaataattccacccggccgggtgggtCATTTATACCTTCGGGAGTCCAGCAgattctacccggccgggtgaatttcctatgcaataattccacccagCCGGGTGGCTCATTTATAACCctattttttgtgttttgtgttttctttgtggttTCTTCAATTTGCGGTTAGTGGTTTCTTTGTTAAGttcaattaaattcaaaaactCCAAGAGAACTTAATAAATCAATTGGTGAAGGACTTCATTTTCATAGGGAGATAGTCCAACACTTTCTTGACCTATACAAATCATGTCACAACAGTtaacatataaaatatattcacaatGGAACAAAGTTTGTCCCTCGCCCACGGGGTCAACCGACCTTCGGTATGTTGTATTTCTATCTTTCTATCTGCCCACCATTCCACTGTTCTCCAAAATGTCAGATCAACCAAAGCTCTAATTGGCAATTCTCTTATACCTCTCAACACGTTGTTGTAGCTCTCTGACATGTTAGTTGAGGGCACCCCTCATCTCAGTTCATCATTGTAACAAAGAGACCAGTTTTGTTTTTTGGCTTTGTTGAGCTCGTGTATCGCAACAAGACTTTCCTCCCGTAGTGCACGTCGCCTTCGCATGTATTTGCGTACTTGAGTTGTGACACCCAATGCCCATATCATGCCTTTCGCTTTAGCACCCTTACCATTAAGTTTCGTCAAGATATTTTTCCTCACATggatcaaacaaaatttgtggtgacAGGCAGCTTTTTCCATTCATCAGAACGCATAGCCTTAAGGATTCCTTTATGCCTATCCGAAATGATGCACACCTCCCTTTGGTATTTCACCACATGAATTCTGACATGATCTAAAAACCACTCCCAACTGTCGCCAGTTTCTTCATAAAcaacagcatatgcaataggcagaCATTTCTTGTTCGCATCaacaccacaagcaacaagcaacttacctttaaatcttcctcgaaGGTGAGTCCCGTCTATTGTTAAAACTGGTTGGTTCTCCTGGAAAGCATGTATAGCAGGCCCAAGTGCCCAGAACACGTAATAGAAGACTTTAGTACTGCCCTGGCTCAACAACTCGTTATGCctccactcaacaattgtgccTGGATTCCTATACTGCAGTTCAAGCATGTAGCTTGGCAAATCCCTAAATGACTCCTCCCATCCACCAAATACAATCTCTAAAGCCCttctccgtgcataccatgtcttcttataactgattacCACATGAAATTTGTCATGAACAAAATTTCTTACAGCTGCAGCACTGAACTCGGCATTTTTTAGCAGCTGATGTCGAATACACAAAGCAATCACTggtgatgaaaagttagcatgtcATCTATCATTACGATGGCCTTCACAACTATGGCGTCCCCACCACTTCCTAATCTCCCACATATAATCATGGGCCATGTGTGTAACAGAAACTTCCCACCGACATTCATTCACTTTTTCAGCGTCGGTCTCGCTGATAATAGCTGTCCCATCTTCTGTCCTCCCTGCTGGATATTTGCACAcgacatgccaccttcttaatttgctctcaaCCACCTTAAATTGTCGGTGTTGCCTCAAactccacatagtaatagcagtcttcacatgcagcttgctatcaaattttgttcccgcATTAATCCGATATGTGTGTTCTTCATCCCAGTACATGGTACTGCGTTCATTACCAACTTCAGGTACCTCAGAAGGACCACTCGGCAGTCTGCGAAAATATTTCAACCCAGTGTGAAAGTAttctggaagtggttgttcaccttgcccgacgggtttatacactacctcctcatcactagagtcagcaccggaatcatcacttaaaatatCATCAGACGATGATGACGACAATGGTGGATCAAGGTCTCCTCGTACAACATGAACATCAGCATGCTCTTGTACATTCTCTTGAGTATTCAATCCAACATCAGCAGCATCTGCAACATCTGTTTGCTCATTCATACCGCAATCAATGCTCATAGGTTCAAACCTCGTAGATGATCCAACACCATGCTCAACAATTGGTGGGATGAAGGCATTTCCAGCAGGCAAATACTcaataaataattcaatatgctAAGTAGAATTTAGAGTCGCATTGAACATAAACAACACACTTTCATCACTGTCAACCCCAGTACATACATAACTCGTACCGGTACCCAAGAAACAATGCCGCCATGAAATATTGATGGAATGTTGATTTGAATCTATCCTTATCTTAGCATatatcattgcaactaattcagaGAATGAAACGCACGTACGATGGAGGCTCTCGCACGAGGTGGATCATACCCAATGCCCACTTGAGGAAGTTGAActattctaccaccccaatataaactcacgaatactgacatgatttctgcaaaatatatatacaaaccaacaacaattaaagacaatttttttcaataaaccctaatttagtaagtttaaaataaatttatcaaaaaccctaataatatgcaaataaacaacaaataagggagcaatgttgaaagattgaaggaaacttaccgaaATATGAAGGGAGTCGCCAAGAAATCGAGGAAATCGCTAAGTTTTGTCTgcctctctttctctcgcgtATTCTGCCTATTCTGCCGTCCTGCTACTGATTTAAGCAAGTTAGAGAAGCATCATgtgtctctccctaagacgcatgagcatcatgcgtcgtctattaaaattttaaaaaaataaaagacgcatgagggagatgcgtctctgcctaagacgcatgaccctcatgcgtcgttaaaaaaataaaaaaaaaagatagacgcatgaccctcatgcgtctttataaaagacgcataatcATCATGCGTCTCactaaaaggagacgcatgagggtcatgcgtctctcccaaacccggaataaaaaaaaaagttcagtacaCTGAAGGAATGATATCTCTAttctagaataaaaaaaaagaaaaaacccaaaGTTAGTCTCTCTCCCTCGCCATTTTTCTCAAATCTTCACACTCTCTGACTCTCTAAAACTTACGCTCTCTCACTCTCTACCTTTCCTCTACCGCTCACAAACATCAAGCTTACTTCCTCCCTCTTTTCTCACACAAACAGAAACAACACAAAACGACACCCATCTCCCTCATTCCAAAAATTTGGAGTCGTCTCACGCCCCTCCGTCGAAGACCGCACGCTGCTGCTGTCAAAACGCTGTCGCCGCGGCCGATGGACGCCGTCTCCACCACACTGCAATCCAGTCGCTGCATGTGAGACCAATCGACGTTGTCCGCCGCCGCTCCAGGAGGTCAGCTCCTCCGTCGGCAGTGCCGTTTCTCACCACCGGTAAGTCCCTCTTCTCTTTTCCCCAATCTAAACTCTTATTAAGTTTTCTAATAGTTCGATATCAATTATTAATGGCAGAGGCCTAAGAGTGAAACTTGTGTAAACTACTGTGAAACATGAAGCTATGCCTTGAAACAAAACGTGGAAGATTTCATGATTTAGAGAAAATTACCTTTGATCGGAAGGAAATCGATTTGCAGGAAGAACTTTCTCTCTCACGGTATTATCTTTGGGATTTTGAGAGAATGATTTAAATTATGGAATCGGTGGAATATATCTCTACATAGGAAAATATTTGACAGATTATATTCATCCTTTTGAGGGTGGCGGAGAGATTTGAGGTAACTATTGAATTTGAAGAGTGGATTTGAATTTAAAGAGTGATAGATATCCTTAgactgaaattaaaattaagaggACTGATTTTGGGCTCAAAGGGCTTTCAACTAAATAAAAGAATTGGGCTAGCAAAAGAATTATTTCTTAGGCCCAATATGTAAATTCCTTTTCCATCGTCGAAATCACATGTCTCATTCTTTGGTCTTCTATTCGCATCTTTTTCATTGGTCGTAAGTCGAGTCCTTCAAACGTATAAAGATCTTgggctttaaaaaaaatttggttgTACAAACTGACGCCTTTGAAAAcgaataaaaaggtagaaaaatcGTGGTGTTACAACAACATAAAATTGCCCATGAGTTAAGACAAGATTCTTCAAAAACAAACCAACATGAGATAAAGACCGTCCTTGACTCTTATTAATTGTCATTGCATAAGAGACAATCAATGGAAATTGCCGACGTTGAAACTTAAAGGCAACCTTAAATCAGAAGAACTAAGAGACAACCGAGCTAACAACACTGAATGCCCTGCACAACGACCAGCAAGCACCTTTGCTTCCAAAACATGCCCTCCAAGTCTAGTAATAACCAACCTAGTTCCATTGCACAATCCAGAATCATGGTCAATATTTCTCAACAACATCACTGGAGTACCAATCTTAAGAAGTAATTCATGATTTGGTAAACCAGAACAACGCAGACCATTCAATAATTCAGGAGTGTGAACCTCC
This sequence is a window from Salvia splendens isolate huo1 chromosome 5, SspV2, whole genome shotgun sequence. Protein-coding genes within it:
- the LOC121804227 gene encoding serine/threonine-protein phosphatase 7 long form homolog — encoded protein: MWLNALEDPEDVKTISWGSAALAYLYHYLCEASMDKRKELGGPMILLQLWAWERMLTLRPSFIGSVVHEPYTPCGARWKGTTQIGNAPGHSVEHYLDQISLIRPGQFIRTPYAHCILPDYCNDMNGCSLCETYLVCRAYVEAHEPGRVQRQFNRYQDIPQYVDRMLSNADHLGKNDRHGKKGNNWANTHQFYIGEWDLRYERFQAAEDAAPMSMNIPMSPGYMAWYNRITVTYLTQPGARSTARMNESAASMRLFIVSY